In Silene latifolia isolate original U9 population chromosome X, ASM4854445v1, whole genome shotgun sequence, the following proteins share a genomic window:
- the LOC141623813 gene encoding small ribosomal subunit protein uS2-like translates to MGYVDIGIPANNKGKHSIGCLFWLLARMVLQMRGTLRQGQKWDVMVDLFFYREPEEAKEPEDEEVAQGADYGMPDYAAGALGAAPGDWGGASDANWADTHTPVPADCCSTVRQTNTTADSLTAKHTTLEPISTIIAEYIPPFYLEIHSDLLSLSLPGINKWIHTSPLNKVNTYTST, encoded by the exons ATGGGTTACGTAGACATTGGTATCCCTGCCAACAACAAGGGCAAGCACAGCATTGGTTGTTTGTTCTGGCTTCTTGCTCGTATGGTGTTGCAGATGAGGGGTACCCTTCGACAAGGACAGAAGTGGGATGTTATG GTTGATTTATTCTTCTACAGAGAGCCAGAAGAAGCAAAGGAGCCAGAAGACGAGGAAGTTGCACAGGGGGCTGATTATGGTATGCCAGACTATGCAGCTGGTGCATTGGGTGCTGCTCCTGGTGATTGGGGGGGAGCATCGGACGCCAATTGGGCTGATACACACACCCCTGTCCCTGCTGATTGTTGTAGTACTGTGAGACAAACAAATACAACTGCAGATTCATTAACAGCTAAGCACACCACTCTTGAACCAATTTCAACCATAATTGCTGAGTATATCCCACCATTCTACTTGGAAATACATTCAGACCTCCTTAGTCTTTCTTTACCAGGGATTAACAAATGGATTCATACCTCCCCATTAAATAAAGTAAACACATACACATCAACCTAA